A genomic segment from Conger conger chromosome 2, fConCon1.1, whole genome shotgun sequence encodes:
- the LOC133121972 gene encoding NACHT, LRR and PYD domains-containing protein 3-like, giving the protein MAGQVLEILEDLTKEEFLKLKLYLNEEVLEGCRPIPQGRLEDQGVTGVITLMKSSYGNKMVQVTLEILRKISRNDLVERLERNLESGAEVRRQTVRKRSGEDLSSAAAAGDYSPERKRERSLNAEPVSETQQGGAQPSLTVDAFLSSNHQDLDTEKNQCAQRVQKNLKLILKQKYECIYEGVAKPGKHALLKSIYTELCITEGDCERVNNEHEVWQIETATRTQPTQDTAIKCNDIFRPLAGQGRPIKTVMTKGIAGIGKTVSVQKFILDWVEGKANEDIDFMFVLPFRELNLLHEQHSLLELLHVVHPGTKEFENIEPENYKVLFIFDGLDESKHPLNFRHNKILSDARKTSPVDVLLTNLIKGNLLPYALLWITSRPAAANQIPPKCIHRLTEVRGFNDAQKEVYFRKRYADQNLAGRIISHIKTSRSLHIMCHIPVFCWMSAAVLGRLLGGTDREIIPKTLTEMYTHFLLIQSDFKNEKYEDRSEKSEKEILLKLGQLAFQHLKKGNLMFYEEDLQECGIDVTEASVYSGVCTEIFKEEPVLHQKKVYCFVHLSLQEYMAALYVIHSFISKNFRALKNFFGLKTLAPLHDLHKKAIKKALESENGHLDLFLRFLLGLSLDSNQRLLPGLLPETGSNSESIQKTVQHIKVFKEKDPSPERCINLFHCLSELNDDSILMETEKLEHSSQKFLPAHCSILAYTLLRSEKAWDTFDLRRYNTSEEGRRRLVPAVKCCKKAVLSGCNLTEKSLKLVDSALQSVSSPLRELDLSNNNLGDSGVELLCAGLKSTNCKLQTLRLRECYLTEGCCDVLASVLRSPHSELSDLELRDNELQDSGVRALSAGLEDPHCKLQRLGLSGCGVTERGCDSLASALRSNASHLRKLDLSYNHPGDSGVRALSAAKLDTLTLLVDHGGEIRLKPGLRKYAVALTLDPSSVHRKLSLSEGNRRVTWGNEQPYPDHPKRFSMYLQVLCQEGLSERCYWEAEWRVEKGGKWPCLAVAYETLGRKGRGAEMQFGHNDKSWSLCCSKQKYSAAHINISTDIPTAPPSCRVGVYLDYPAGTLSFYSVSSDTRTLLHTFHSTFTQPLYPGFKLNKGNSLSLCMLG; this is encoded by the exons ATGGCTGGCCAGGTCTTGGAGATTCTGGAGGACCTGACAAAAGAAGAATTTTTAAAGTTGAAGTTGTATCTGAATGAAGAGGTGCTGGAAGGATGTAGACCCATCCCACAGGGTCGACTGGAGGACCAAGGTGTGACAGGTGTCATCACCTTGATGAAGAGTTCCTATGGCAACAAGATGGTGCAGGTCACACTGGAAATCTTAAGGAAGATTTCGAGAAATGACCTCGTTGAGAGACTGGAGAGAAATCTGGAAAGTG GTGCTGAAGTCAGAAGGCAGACTGTGAGGAAACGATCAGG GGAGGATCTGAGctctgcagctgcagccggTGATTACAGCCCTGAGAGGAAGCGCGAGAGGAGCTTGAATGCAGAGCCTGTGTCTGAGACCCAGCAGGGAGGGGCACAG ccGTCCCTGACTGTTGATGCATTCCTGAGCTCCAATCACCAGGATCTGGACACAGAAAAAA ACCAATGTGCTCAACGTGTCCAGAAGAACCTGAAGTTGATTCTGAAGCAGAAGTATGAGTGCATATATGAAGGGGTTGCTAAGCCAGGAAAACATGCCCTCCTCAAGAGCATTTACACAGAGCTCTGCATCACAGAGGGGGACTGTGAACGGGTCAATAATGAACACGAGGTGTGGCAGATTGAAACAGCAACCAGGACACAGCCTACACAAGACACTGCAATTAAATGCAACGACATCTTTAGACCCTTAGCTGGACAAGGCAGACCCATCAAAACTGTAATGACCAAGGGCATCGCTGGTATTGGAAAAACggtctctgtgcagaagttcaTTCTTGACTGGGTGGAAGGAAAAGCTAATGAGGATATTGATTTCATGTTTGTCCTTCCTTTTCGGGAGCTGAACTTACTTcatgagcagcacagtctccTTGAGCTTCTGCACGTCGTTCACCCTGGAACGAAAGAGTTTGAAAACATTGAGCCTGAAAATTACAAGGTTTTGTTCATCTTTGATGGTCTGGATGAAAGCAAACATCCCTTGAATTtcagacacaataagatcctgtCTGATGCAAGGAAGACATCCCCAGTGGATGTGCTACTGACAAACCTCATTAAGGGGAATCTACTTCCCTAtgctctcctctggatcacctcccgaccagcagcagccaatcagatccctcCAAAATGCATCCACCGactgacagaggtcagagggttCAATGATGCACAGAAAGAGGTGTATTTCAGGAAAAGATACGCAGATCAGAATCTGGCTGGTAGAATTATCTCACACATAAAGACATCCAGGAGTCTGCACATCATGTGCCATATACCAGTCTTCTGCTGGATGTCTGCCGCTGTTCTGGGGAGACTTTTGGGTGGAACTGACAGGGAAATAATCCCTAAAActctgactgaaatgtacacacatttcCTGCTCATTCAGTCAGACTTCAAGAATGAGAAATATGAGGACAGATCTGAGAAGTCAGAGAAAGAAATCCTCCTAAAACTGGGGCAGCTAGCTTTTCAACACCTGAAGAAGGGCAATCTGATGTTTTATGAGGAGGACCTGCAAGAGTGTGGCATTGATGTCACAGAAGCTTCTGTGTACTCTGGGGTGTGCACAGAGATCTTTAAAGAGGAGCCTGTGCTGCATCAGAAGAAAGTCTACTGCTTTGTGCATCTGAGCCTGCAGGAGTACATGGCTGCTTTGTATGTGATTCATTCCTTCATCAGCAAGAACTTCAGGGCATTGAAGAATTTTTTTGGTCTAAAGACTTTAGCGCCACTCCATGATTTGCACAAGAAAGCTATTAAGAAGGCTTTGGAGAGTGAGAATGGACATCTGGACCTCTTTCTCCGATTCCTTCTGGGCCTCTCACTGGACTCCAATCAGCGCCTTCTCCCAGGTCTACTGCCAGAGACTGGAAGCAACTCTGAGAGCATCCAGAAAACAGTTCAGCACATCAAGGTCTTTAAAGAGAAAGATCCCTCTCCAGAAAGATGCATCAATCTGTTTCATTGTTTGTCTGAACTCAATGATGATTCAATTCTGATGGAAACCGAAAAGTTGGAGCATTCCAGTCAAAAGTTCTTACCTGCGCACTGCTCCATCCTGGCCTATACACTCCTCAGATCGGAAAAGGCGTGGGATACATTTGACCTGAGACGGTACAACACCTCAGAAGAGGGGCGAAGGCGACTGGTCCCAGCTGTGAAGTGCTGCAAGAAGGCTGT ACTTAGTGGCTGTAATCTCACAGAGAAATCTCTTAAACTCGTGGACTCCGCCCTGCAGTCAGTCTCCTCCCCCCTCAGAGAGCTGGACCTCAGCAACAACAACCTGGGAGATTCAGGAgtggagctgctctgtgctggactgaagagcacaaactgtaaactacagactTTGAG GCTCAGGGAGTGTTatctcacagagggctgctgtgatgttctggcctcagtcctgcgttctcctcactcagagctgagtGATCTGGAGCTCAGAGACAACGAGCTGCAGgactcaggagtgagagcgctctctgctggactggaggacccacactgtaaactgcagagactggg gctgtcaggctgtggagtcacagagagaggctgtgattctCTGGCTTCAGCTCTGCGTTCAAACGCCTCACACCTGAGAAAGCTGGACCTGAGCTACAATCACCCTGGAgactcaggagtgagagcgctgtctgctgctaaactggacacactcacactgct TGTAGACCATGGAGGAGAGATCAGGCTGAAACCAGGACTGAGGAAAT ATGCTGTTGcactcacactggaccccagcTCTGTACACAGaaagctgtctctgtctgaggggaacaggaggGTGACATGGGGGAATGAGCagccatatcctgatcatccaaagcgatttagCATGTATCTCCAGGTGCTGTGCCAGGAGGGGCTGTCTGAGCGCTGCTACTGGGAGGCAGAGTGGAGGGTGGAGAAGGGTGGGAAATGGCCCTGTCTCGCAGTGGCCTATGAAACGCTTGGCAGGAAAGGACGGGGTGCTGAAATGCAGTTTGGACACAATGACAAGTCCTGGAGTctgtgctgttctaaacagaaGTACTCTGCCGCTCACATAAATATCTCCACTGACATACCTACTGCCCCCCCTTCCTGCAGAGTAGGGGTGTACCTGGACTATCCGGCcggcactctgtccttctacagcgtctcctC